The Thalassotalea sp. HSM 43 genome window below encodes:
- the hslR gene encoding ribosome-associated heat shock protein Hsp15: protein MTKKSTQDIENDSVRLDKWLWAARFYKTRAIAKQMIDGGKVFYNGQRSKSSKSVSTGDRIRIRQGYDEKEVIVVALADRRRDATFAQTLYQETEQSLKTREDTALARKQGTLFSPASDSKPDKKQRRKLREFKERI from the coding sequence GTGACAAAAAAATCGACTCAAGACATTGAAAACGACTCTGTTCGCCTCGATAAATGGCTGTGGGCTGCGCGTTTTTACAAAACCCGAGCCATTGCCAAGCAAATGATTGACGGCGGTAAAGTGTTTTATAACGGTCAGCGCAGTAAATCCAGTAAAAGTGTCAGTACTGGTGATCGTATTCGTATACGCCAAGGTTACGATGAAAAAGAAGTTATTGTCGTCGCCCTCGCAGATCGTCGTCGCGATGCGACATTTGCACAAACGTTATACCAAGAAACAGAGCAAAGTCTAAAAACCCGTGAAGATACGGCATTGGCGCGCAAGCAAGGTACATTATTTAGCCCAGCCAGTGACAGCAAACCAGACAAAAAACAACGTCGTAAATTAAGAGAATTTAAAGAAAGGATCTAA
- the gspC gene encoding type II secretion system protein GspC — MDLAHITIQLQSLWQKVPQQALTRALITLLVIYIAFWAANFTWMLVPQAEKATSGVPISQTIAGKSSSKNLDISSITKLNLFGEYNKQVEVETPVETIESAPETKLRLTLTGVVASDDQTTAAAIVESKGVQETYGIDDKITGTRAILKQVHNDRVIIQSSGRMETLMLDGFEYTKEFRADQPAADEVKIKTTVKSTKKNNPGVNKDDSERQARIKERVAQARSEILDNPGKLTDYIKISPYRVEGKVAGYRLMPSKNPEFFQEVGLQPGDVAVQINGRDLTDMREAQKALAELRKSEHVDLLVERDGVLHDISLGLDN, encoded by the coding sequence ATGGATTTAGCGCACATTACAATTCAGTTACAGAGCTTATGGCAAAAAGTGCCACAGCAGGCACTCACGCGCGCGCTAATCACTTTACTTGTTATCTATATTGCCTTTTGGGCAGCCAACTTTACCTGGATGTTGGTTCCTCAAGCAGAAAAAGCAACTTCTGGCGTTCCTATAAGTCAAACCATTGCTGGTAAAAGTAGCAGCAAAAACCTTGATATCAGTTCAATCACTAAATTGAACCTGTTTGGTGAATACAATAAACAGGTTGAAGTTGAAACGCCGGTTGAGACAATTGAGTCGGCACCAGAGACAAAATTAAGACTGACATTAACCGGTGTTGTTGCCTCTGATGATCAAACAACGGCCGCCGCCATTGTTGAATCAAAAGGAGTACAGGAAACCTACGGCATTGACGATAAAATTACCGGCACACGTGCAATTTTGAAACAAGTGCACAATGACCGCGTCATAATCCAAAGTTCAGGCCGTATGGAAACCTTAATGCTTGATGGCTTTGAATACACCAAGGAATTTCGCGCGGATCAACCAGCCGCTGACGAAGTTAAAATCAAAACAACGGTTAAGTCGACCAAGAAAAATAACCCTGGGGTTAACAAAGACGATTCTGAACGTCAGGCTCGTATTAAAGAACGTGTCGCTCAGGCGCGTTCAGAGATCCTTGATAATCCCGGAAAATTAACAGACTACATAAAAATTTCACCGTACCGTGTCGAAGGTAAAGTCGCTGGCTATCGTTTGATGCCGAGCAAAAATCCGGAATTTTTTCAGGAAGTAGGCTTACAACCTGGCGATGTGGCGGTACAAATAAATGGTCGTGATTTGACCGATATGCGCGAAGCGCAAAAAGCATTAGCAGAACTAAGAAAATCAGAACATGTCGATTTGCTAGTTGAACGTGACGGCGTGTTACACGACATTTCATTGGGACTGGATAACTAA
- the gspF gene encoding type II secretion system inner membrane protein GspF, protein MAAFDYQAVDDRGKNKKGVLEGDNAKQVRSILRERGLIPIEVTPALAKAKQQAAGGAFGSKKISSSELALITRQMATLVESGLPLEETLVAVAEQCEKDKLKSMIMSVRSKVNEGFTLAESMAEFPNIFDNLFRAMVAAGEKSGHLDKVLNRLADYTEQRQNMRSQIIQASIYPIIMTLVAVSVIVVLLVAVVPQIVGQFDHLGEQLPGSTQVLIAVSDFLKNYVLWILAFIVLCMFGFRQMMKKAGFRMKVHEKSLSLPITGKVTKGLNTARFARTLSILTASSVPLLESMRIAGEVLTNDYIKLRVSEAADKVREGASLQASLKQTKLFPPMMVHMIASGEKSGELESMLERAADNQDRQFEALVSISLKIFEPALMVTMGTIVLFIVMAIVQPILQLNTMI, encoded by the coding sequence ATGGCAGCATTTGATTATCAAGCGGTCGATGACCGTGGGAAAAATAAAAAGGGCGTTCTTGAAGGCGATAACGCTAAGCAAGTGCGTTCAATATTACGCGAGCGTGGCCTGATCCCCATTGAAGTGACGCCGGCGTTAGCCAAAGCCAAACAACAAGCCGCTGGCGGTGCCTTTGGCAGCAAAAAAATATCATCTTCTGAGCTCGCTTTGATAACACGTCAAATGGCTACTCTGGTAGAATCAGGGTTACCATTGGAAGAAACGCTGGTCGCGGTTGCTGAGCAGTGTGAAAAAGACAAGCTGAAAAGCATGATTATGTCGGTCCGTTCTAAGGTCAACGAAGGTTTCACCTTAGCGGAATCGATGGCGGAATTTCCTAATATATTCGACAACCTGTTTCGCGCCATGGTGGCGGCAGGTGAAAAGTCGGGACATTTGGATAAAGTTCTTAATCGTTTGGCGGACTATACCGAACAACGTCAAAACATGCGTTCGCAAATCATTCAGGCGTCAATTTATCCAATCATTATGACGCTCGTCGCGGTATCGGTAATCGTCGTGTTGTTAGTCGCGGTTGTGCCGCAAATCGTTGGTCAGTTTGATCATTTAGGCGAACAATTGCCAGGTTCTACGCAAGTGTTGATTGCGGTCAGTGATTTTCTCAAAAATTATGTGTTGTGGATCTTGGCATTTATTGTGCTGTGCATGTTTGGCTTTAGACAAATGATGAAAAAAGCCGGCTTTAGAATGAAGGTCCATGAGAAGTCTTTGAGTTTGCCTATTACAGGTAAAGTCACCAAAGGCTTGAATACTGCACGCTTCGCCCGCACCTTAAGTATACTGACCGCAAGTTCTGTTCCTTTGCTGGAAAGTATGCGTATCGCAGGTGAGGTTTTGACCAATGATTATATAAAATTACGGGTCAGTGAAGCTGCAGATAAGGTTAGAGAAGGTGCGAGCTTGCAAGCTTCACTGAAACAAACCAAACTATTTCCGCCAATGATGGTCCATATGATAGCCAGTGGTGAAAAATCAGGTGAGTTGGAATCAATGCTCGAACGAGCTGCTGACAACCAAGATCGCCAATTTGAAGCGCTGGTCAGTATATCGTTAAAAATCTTTGAACCAGCGCTAATGGTAACTATGGGAACCATAGTTTTATTTATTGTAATGGCAATCGTTCAGCCAATACTGCAGTTAAATACAATGATATAA
- the gspG gene encoding type II secretion system major pseudopilin GspG, with protein sequence MKVQKRRNVRGFTLFEIMIVIVILGLLGAMVLPNVMGNLDRANVQKAISDVQALEKAMITYKADNFKFPTTEQGLEALVEETDIEPLPRRFLPGGYVSSLPQDPWGNDYILISPGEFGRYDIFSSGEDGEPGTDDDIGNWNIKEWQAGGPGSEG encoded by the coding sequence ATGAAAGTGCAAAAACGCCGTAATGTTCGCGGTTTTACCTTGTTTGAAATTATGATCGTAATCGTAATTCTCGGTTTATTAGGTGCAATGGTATTGCCTAATGTCATGGGTAACTTGGACCGTGCTAATGTTCAAAAGGCAATTTCAGACGTACAAGCTTTGGAAAAAGCGATGATCACGTATAAGGCCGATAACTTTAAATTTCCAACCACAGAACAAGGCTTAGAAGCCTTAGTTGAAGAGACAGATATTGAGCCTCTTCCGCGTCGCTTTTTGCCGGGTGGCTATGTATCGAGTCTGCCACAAGACCCTTGGGGCAATGACTATATCTTAATTAGCCCAGGTGAATTTGGTCGCTACGATATCTTCTCTTCTGGTGAAGATGGTGAACCAGGTACTGATGATGACATTGGTAACTGGAACATCAAAGAGTGGCAAGCCGGTGGTCCGGGTTCTGAAGGCTAA
- the gspI gene encoding type II secretion system minor pseudopilin GspI → MNRANGFTLIEVLLALTIFALAGTAVMNVAATSLNGTANLEVKSIATWVASNQLVEANLQQQWPPKKKNGKEEMAGHEWHWQSIIQETEDKNMRAITIEVRESEDDKYPLASLITYVSNPKVRK, encoded by the coding sequence ATGAACAGGGCTAACGGATTCACCCTTATTGAAGTGTTGTTGGCACTTACGATATTTGCCTTGGCAGGTACCGCGGTGATGAATGTTGCTGCCACCAGTTTAAACGGTACCGCGAACCTAGAAGTTAAAAGCATCGCTACGTGGGTCGCGTCAAACCAACTGGTTGAGGCAAACTTGCAGCAACAGTGGCCACCGAAAAAGAAAAACGGTAAGGAAGAAATGGCCGGCCATGAATGGCATTGGCAAAGTATTATTCAGGAAACTGAAGACAAGAACATGCGTGCCATTACCATTGAGGTAAGGGAAAGCGAAGATGACAAATACCCGCTTGCCAGTTTAATCACTTACGTTAGTAATCCTAAGGTAAGAAAATGA
- the gspK gene encoding type II secretion system minor pseudopilin GspK, translated as MMIKTSAKQQRGVALVTVMLVLAICVIIASRMSSALIFQVQRTENINSNQQAYWYAMGAEAFGKTVLALSFQDNKDKTVTHLGQPWAAGETAFPVDLGEISGEIKDLQSCFNLNALNNPNQSNNYDDNASDQGDDDNNDPDNDPDNGESQNPGNGNDDDDNQQGKEIKNKAKQAFIELVSLLDIEGVDRYTAEAMAEALQDWLDEDSMIAAPGGAEDNDYASREYPYLAANSLMVSSNELRLVEHFSAQAILALQDYVCVIPNSHRHQININTLDEEKIELLQALFGGIDSSTAEEILAERGEEGFKDLSALYDLSVVKGIKNQKQWRQQFVVDSDYFMLTTKTSFNDSYFSMKSVMKINEDESISVVDRTIGAN; from the coding sequence ATGATGATCAAAACTAGCGCTAAACAACAACGCGGCGTTGCATTGGTTACGGTTATGCTGGTGCTGGCAATTTGTGTGATCATCGCCAGTCGCATGAGCTCGGCACTAATTTTTCAGGTACAACGTACGGAAAATATCAATTCCAATCAGCAGGCCTATTGGTACGCCATGGGCGCAGAAGCGTTTGGTAAGACGGTATTAGCCTTATCTTTTCAAGACAATAAAGACAAGACGGTCACTCATTTAGGACAACCTTGGGCTGCTGGGGAAACCGCGTTTCCTGTTGATTTGGGTGAAATTAGTGGTGAAATCAAGGATTTACAATCTTGCTTTAATCTTAACGCATTGAATAATCCAAACCAGAGCAATAACTACGATGATAATGCGTCGGATCAAGGTGATGATGATAACAATGACCCGGATAATGATCCCGATAACGGCGAATCGCAAAATCCAGGTAATGGCAATGATGATGATGACAATCAGCAGGGCAAAGAAATTAAAAACAAGGCGAAACAAGCCTTTATCGAATTAGTCAGTTTACTCGATATTGAAGGTGTTGATCGCTATACTGCTGAAGCAATGGCTGAAGCTTTACAAGATTGGCTTGATGAAGATTCGATGATTGCAGCGCCAGGTGGTGCCGAAGACAATGATTATGCGTCACGTGAGTACCCATATTTGGCCGCCAATAGTTTGATGGTTAGTAGTAATGAATTGCGTTTAGTTGAACATTTTAGCGCCCAGGCAATATTAGCCTTGCAAGATTATGTTTGTGTCATACCGAACTCACATCGCCATCAAATTAATATCAATACCTTAGATGAAGAAAAGATTGAGTTATTACAAGCCTTGTTTGGGGGTATAGACTCCAGTACTGCGGAAGAAATCTTAGCAGAACGTGGCGAAGAAGGGTTTAAAGATTTGAGCGCCTTATATGATTTAAGTGTGGTCAAAGGTATCAAGAATCAAAAGCAATGGCGTCAGCAATTCGTGGTCGACAGTGACTACTTTATGTTGACCACAAAGACGTCATTTAACGACAGTTATTTCAGTATGAAATCTGTGATGAAAATTAATGAAGATGAATCTATTAGTGTGGTAGATAGGACGATCGGAGCAAATTAA
- the gspH gene encoding type II secretion system minor pseudopilin GspH, producing MSRRVKGFTLLEIMLVLVVLGMMYTAVIPNIRGTEPADELEKHSHTFAELFSLASEYALLNNLELGLHVEDNVYRFLAFDGTRWVPVPDQDILTEVAFDEPFAIELSLDDLPIDEDAMQVNQSMFEDFEYDEGFKEDEEPVYPQVFILSGGDITPFKLTFIYDDNYDIPVFYEVLAEYTLPLKVEGPFEDEQG from the coding sequence GTGTCTCGTCGTGTTAAGGGTTTTACCTTACTTGAAATAATGTTGGTATTGGTTGTATTGGGAATGATGTATACCGCAGTCATTCCCAATATACGTGGTACTGAGCCTGCCGACGAGTTGGAAAAACACAGCCACACATTTGCCGAGTTATTTTCATTGGCAAGTGAGTATGCCCTGCTCAATAATCTTGAGCTGGGCTTACATGTAGAAGACAACGTCTATCGTTTTCTCGCCTTTGATGGTACCCGTTGGGTGCCTGTTCCAGATCAGGATATTCTTACCGAAGTCGCTTTTGATGAACCTTTCGCTATCGAGTTGAGCCTTGATGACTTGCCAATCGACGAAGACGCTATGCAAGTTAACCAAAGCATGTTTGAAGACTTCGAATACGATGAAGGTTTCAAGGAAGACGAAGAGCCGGTTTATCCGCAAGTGTTTATCTTGTCAGGTGGTGATATTACCCCGTTTAAGTTGACCTTCATTTACGATGACAACTATGACATCCCAGTTTTCTACGAAGTACTCGCTGAATATACCTTACCGCTAAAAGTCGAGGGGCCGTTTGAAGATGAACAGGGCTAA
- the gspJ gene encoding type II secretion system minor pseudopilin GspJ, with product MMRQTGFTLIEILIAIFIFALISLGSTAVLSTINASSEVNAEKGARLTELQRAFLVMERDFLQMTKRSVRLNGEEPLESFVYSNESTYSSNTHGIAFVRQGWRNPALLLPRSDVQAVSYQLEEETLNRLHYIFVDSVIGTEPKVRPLITGVEQVDFEFFDGNKWVKETPSKELPLAVAIEMTLTDIGMIRRQFLVAGIVDKSGGNDDQN from the coding sequence ATGATGCGCCAAACCGGTTTTACGCTTATTGAAATTCTTATCGCAATTTTCATTTTTGCGCTAATTTCTCTTGGCAGTACCGCGGTATTATCGACCATAAATGCCTCCAGTGAAGTAAATGCTGAAAAGGGCGCGCGTTTAACAGAATTACAACGCGCATTTTTGGTTATGGAGCGAGATTTCCTGCAAATGACCAAGCGCTCAGTGCGCTTAAATGGTGAAGAGCCACTAGAAAGTTTCGTCTATTCTAATGAATCGACCTATTCAAGTAATACCCATGGTATCGCCTTCGTGCGTCAAGGTTGGCGCAATCCAGCATTATTATTACCGCGCTCTGATGTGCAAGCGGTGTCTTATCAATTAGAAGAAGAGACTTTAAATCGTCTTCATTATATCTTCGTTGATTCGGTCATAGGTACCGAACCAAAAGTTAGACCCTTGATAACCGGTGTTGAACAAGTCGACTTTGAATTTTTTGATGGTAATAAATGGGTTAAAGAAACCCCGAGTAAAGAATTACCATTGGCTGTCGCTATTGAAATGACCCTAACCGATATTGGTATGATTCGCCGCCAGTTTTTGGTTGCCGGCATCGTTGATAAGTCTGGGGGCAATGATGATCAAAACTAG
- the gspE gene encoding type II secretion system ATPase GspE codes for MSSNENNDIINEANELADELASPKELFDELPEEAELADPIRLPFGFAKRHGVLTEQTDDGLVMHTAGQANLHAVLEAQRYVSQPFSITKHSPEEFERLLTLAYQRDSSEAQQLMEDIGNEANLYSLADEIHDAEDLLENEDDAPIIKLINAMLSEAIKENASDIHIETFEKMLKIRFRIDGVLREILKPNRKLASMLVSRIKVMAKLDIAEKRIPQDGRISLLIGGRAVDVRVSTMPSSHGERVVLRLLDKNAARLNLIDLGMTDEARKNFTDVIAKPHGIILVTGPTGSGKSTTLYAGLTQIDSSERNILTVEDPIEFAIEGIGQTQVNTKVDMTFARGLRAILRQDPDVVMVGEIRDLETAQIAVQASLTGHLVLSTLHTNTAAGAITRLEDMGIEPFLLSSSLIGVLAQRLVRTLCPHCKEAHVVNDEEARLLDIHDQQEHTIYRAVGCEKCKYLGYRGRTGIHELLVVDDSVRELIQNNAGEQAIVRAVRANTPSIRHDGFDKVLAGVTTLEEILRVTREG; via the coding sequence ATGAGTAGTAACGAAAATAACGACATTATCAACGAAGCAAACGAGCTGGCCGACGAATTGGCCAGCCCAAAAGAGTTGTTTGATGAACTCCCTGAGGAAGCTGAATTAGCTGACCCGATTCGTTTGCCTTTTGGTTTTGCCAAACGTCATGGTGTGTTAACCGAGCAAACCGATGACGGATTAGTGATGCATACCGCAGGTCAAGCAAACTTGCACGCTGTGTTAGAAGCGCAGCGTTATGTTTCGCAGCCGTTTTCGATAACCAAGCATAGCCCAGAAGAATTTGAGCGTTTATTAACGTTAGCTTATCAACGCGATTCATCAGAAGCGCAACAGTTGATGGAAGATATCGGTAATGAAGCAAACTTGTATTCATTGGCCGATGAAATCCATGACGCAGAAGATTTGCTCGAAAATGAAGACGACGCGCCGATTATCAAATTAATCAATGCCATGTTGTCTGAAGCGATTAAAGAAAACGCCTCTGATATACATATCGAAACCTTTGAAAAAATGCTAAAAATACGCTTTCGTATTGATGGTGTTTTACGAGAAATCCTTAAGCCAAATCGTAAGCTTGCGTCGATGCTAGTATCTCGTATTAAGGTTATGGCAAAGCTCGATATTGCCGAAAAACGAATCCCTCAGGATGGTCGTATTTCGTTGCTTATCGGTGGTCGTGCTGTTGATGTCCGTGTATCAACCATGCCTTCAAGTCACGGTGAACGAGTGGTGTTACGTCTACTCGATAAAAACGCCGCGCGATTAAACCTTATCGACTTAGGTATGACAGACGAAGCTCGTAAGAATTTTACCGATGTCATTGCCAAGCCACATGGCATTATTTTGGTGACCGGCCCAACTGGTTCCGGTAAAAGTACCACCTTGTATGCAGGTTTAACGCAAATAGACTCATCTGAACGTAATATCCTTACCGTTGAAGATCCAATTGAATTCGCGATAGAAGGCATTGGTCAGACTCAGGTGAATACTAAGGTAGATATGACATTTGCCCGAGGTCTGCGTGCGATATTGCGTCAAGATCCAGACGTGGTAATGGTCGGTGAGATTCGTGACCTTGAGACGGCACAAATTGCGGTACAAGCGAGTTTGACCGGTCACTTGGTGTTGTCGACGCTGCATACCAATACCGCAGCAGGCGCGATTACCCGTCTTGAAGATATGGGTATTGAACCGTTTCTACTTTCGTCGAGCTTAATCGGTGTACTGGCACAGCGCTTAGTTCGTACCTTGTGCCCACATTGTAAAGAAGCCCATGTAGTGAACGACGAAGAAGCTCGTTTATTAGATATCCATGATCAACAAGAACACACCATATATCGAGCTGTTGGTTGTGAGAAATGTAAGTATCTTGGTTATCGCGGTCGTACCGGTATTCATGAACTCTTGGTGGTTGATGATAGCGTTCGAGAATTGATTCAAAATAACGCTGGTGAACAAGCCATCGTTAGGGCGGTACGCGCCAATACACCAAGTATTCGCCATGATGGTTTTGATAAAGTCCTAGCCGGTGTTACAACGTTGGAAGAAATCTTACGTGTAACCCGAGAAGGTTAG
- the gspD gene encoding type II secretion system secretin GspD → MRRTFCAKQLKRASASMLAAMTMACTLSVSNAYAAQYSPNFKGTEITEFINIVGKNLQKTIIVDPKVRGKINVRSYDLLSEEQYYQFFLNVLEVYGFSVVEMENNIIKVIPNKDAKTANIPVVGDKNSGVGDEMVTRVIEVKNVSVRELSPLLRQLSDQAGGGNVVHYEPSNVIMMTGTAAVVNRLANIIQRVDRAGDQGVQIVKLEFASAGEMVRIIENINKPKSGKSDTPAFLIPKIVADERTNSVIVSGELKARERITKLIAKLDSELETSGNTRVYYLKYAKAADLVQVMQSVSDSIQRSTTTTGTTKTTTARRNSSNRNVSIEAHDDTNTLVITAEPDMLRSLETVIRQLDIRRAQVLVEAIIVEVFESDGAQLGVQWYHEDGGFTQFNNGVVPISGIAAGAIAAEGEEASQTIITNPDGSVTESNNPDTPGDYTILAQLLGNVSGMMFGIVEDDWGAIVQAVSTDVNSNILATPSITTLDNEEAYFIVGQEVPIITGSQTGSNNSNPFTTVDRKEVGIKLKVTPQVNEGSGVQLTIEQEVSSVSGATGVDISINKREIKTTVMADNGATIILGGLIDEDVQESMQKVPILGDIPLLGALFRSTGSTTRKRNLMVFLRPTIIREGTAMDAITKKRYNYMRAVEMEKQEAGLQLMDDAKLPLLPEWEENLELPPSFDEYMQQRAIDKLDESDESNTQEDTNE, encoded by the coding sequence ATGCGCCGAACATTTTGCGCAAAACAATTAAAACGAGCCTCAGCGAGTATGTTGGCAGCCATGACTATGGCATGTACCTTAAGCGTCAGCAACGCTTATGCAGCACAATATTCTCCAAATTTTAAAGGCACAGAAATTACCGAATTTATCAACATAGTTGGTAAAAACCTGCAAAAAACCATCATTGTTGACCCGAAAGTTCGTGGTAAAATTAATGTCCGAAGTTATGACCTGTTAAGCGAAGAGCAGTACTATCAGTTTTTCCTTAACGTACTGGAAGTCTATGGTTTTTCCGTTGTAGAAATGGAAAACAATATCATCAAGGTAATCCCTAATAAGGATGCTAAAACCGCAAATATTCCGGTTGTTGGTGATAAGAATTCTGGTGTTGGTGACGAAATGGTCACCCGTGTCATTGAAGTTAAGAATGTATCTGTTCGAGAATTATCGCCATTGCTTCGTCAACTAAGTGATCAGGCCGGCGGTGGTAACGTGGTTCACTATGAACCATCTAACGTTATTATGATGACAGGTACGGCAGCGGTAGTTAATCGACTTGCCAATATCATTCAACGAGTAGACCGAGCTGGTGACCAAGGCGTACAAATCGTCAAGCTTGAATTTGCATCAGCGGGTGAAATGGTGCGCATTATTGAAAATATCAATAAGCCAAAGAGCGGCAAATCGGATACTCCAGCGTTTCTGATACCAAAAATTGTTGCCGATGAGCGTACTAACTCGGTCATTGTCTCAGGTGAGCTGAAAGCGCGTGAACGTATTACCAAACTGATAGCCAAGCTAGACAGTGAATTAGAAACCTCAGGTAATACCCGCGTTTATTACTTAAAATACGCAAAAGCCGCAGATCTAGTGCAGGTGATGCAGTCGGTATCTGACAGTATTCAACGCAGTACCACAACAACCGGCACCACGAAAACCACAACCGCACGTCGTAACAGTTCAAATCGTAATGTATCGATTGAAGCACATGATGATACCAATACCTTGGTTATCACCGCCGAACCGGATATGTTGCGTTCTTTGGAAACGGTAATTCGTCAATTGGATATCCGCCGAGCGCAAGTCTTAGTTGAAGCAATTATTGTTGAAGTATTCGAATCTGACGGCGCTCAACTTGGTGTTCAGTGGTATCACGAAGACGGTGGTTTCACTCAATTTAATAACGGTGTTGTGCCTATTTCTGGTATCGCCGCTGGCGCCATTGCCGCTGAAGGTGAAGAAGCGTCGCAAACCATTATTACCAACCCTGATGGTTCTGTAACCGAATCAAACAACCCAGACACCCCGGGTGATTACACAATTCTTGCGCAATTACTTGGTAATGTCAGCGGTATGATGTTTGGTATTGTTGAAGACGATTGGGGTGCTATCGTGCAAGCGGTAAGTACCGATGTAAATTCAAACATTTTGGCAACGCCAAGTATTACCACATTAGATAACGAAGAAGCTTACTTTATTGTTGGTCAGGAAGTACCGATTATCACCGGTTCACAAACCGGCAGTAATAATTCTAACCCGTTCACAACGGTTGACCGTAAAGAAGTTGGTATCAAGCTGAAAGTGACCCCTCAGGTTAATGAAGGCAGTGGTGTACAGCTGACAATTGAACAAGAGGTGTCATCAGTCAGTGGTGCAACCGGCGTTGATATTTCAATTAACAAACGTGAAATCAAAACCACGGTAATGGCTGATAATGGCGCAACGATTATTCTTGGTGGTCTGATTGATGAAGACGTACAAGAATCGATGCAAAAGGTGCCTATCTTAGGTGATATTCCATTACTTGGTGCATTATTCCGTTCAACCGGCAGTACGACGCGTAAGCGTAATCTTATGGTGTTCTTGCGTCCAACCATTATCCGTGAAGGTACGGCAATGGATGCTATCACCAAGAAACGCTACAACTACATGCGTGCTGTAGAGATGGAAAAACAAGAAGCAGGTTTGCAGTTGATGGATGATGCTAAATTACCATTGCTACCTGAATGGGAAGAGAACTTAGAACTTCCGCCATCGTTTGATGAATATATGCAACAACGTGCTATTGATAAGTTAGATGAATCTGACGAGTCAAATACACAAGAAGATACAAATGAGTAG
- the hslO gene encoding Hsp33 family molecular chaperone HslO — translation MPTDVLNRYLFDDLHARGELVQLDQSFKQIIENHNYPQPVSKLLGELMAATSLLTATLKFEGEIAVQIQGDGPVKYAVINGNHQQQMRGIAKVDGTIEGDSLQQMLGKANMVITVIPNKGERYQGIVALQGDSLAESLEHYFATSEQLATKIWLYADTDAVTAGGAFVQVLPDSEDKDQQMQDFEHISQLTATLKAEEVFSLPAEEILYRLYHEETVRMFEPQQVSFVCGCSEDKCLTAIANIGRDGIEEHLQEHGEININCDFCLREYRFDREKLKQVLNPN, via the coding sequence ATGCCAACAGATGTATTGAACCGCTACCTATTTGATGACCTACATGCCCGTGGTGAGTTGGTTCAACTTGATCAAAGCTTTAAGCAAATCATCGAAAATCACAATTATCCTCAGCCGGTAAGCAAATTACTTGGCGAGTTGATGGCAGCAACCAGTCTGTTAACCGCCACCTTGAAATTTGAAGGTGAAATTGCGGTGCAAATCCAAGGTGACGGTCCGGTAAAATATGCGGTAATCAATGGTAATCATCAACAGCAAATGCGTGGTATCGCCAAAGTGGACGGTACGATTGAAGGTGATAGCCTACAACAAATGCTGGGCAAGGCGAATATGGTGATCACTGTTATTCCCAATAAAGGTGAGCGCTATCAAGGCATCGTTGCCTTGCAGGGCGATTCATTGGCAGAATCGCTTGAGCATTATTTTGCGACCTCAGAACAATTGGCGACCAAAATTTGGCTGTATGCCGATACTGACGCGGTAACAGCGGGTGGCGCTTTTGTGCAGGTACTTCCGGATAGCGAAGATAAAGACCAGCAAATGCAGGACTTTGAGCACATCAGTCAACTAACAGCAACGCTTAAAGCCGAAGAAGTATTCAGCCTGCCTGCTGAAGAAATACTGTATCGCTTATATCACGAAGAAACGGTACGCATGTTTGAGCCACAACAAGTCAGTTTTGTTTGTGGTTGCAGCGAGGACAAATGCTTAACCGCCATCGCCAATATTGGACGTGACGGGATTGAAGAGCATTTACAAGAACATGGTGAGATAAATATTAATTGCGATTTCTGTTTACGAGAGTATCGATTTGATCGTGAAAAACTTAAACAGGTACTTAATCCTAACTAA